A window of the Microbacterium sp. LWH13-1.2 genome harbors these coding sequences:
- a CDS encoding urea amidolyase family protein, with translation MRILTASDHALLVEAADLDEAMRLNLAWDAVHGVVERIPGARTVLVRFDPLAVSAAELAHALAATEIDTAHLPTTGEVTVPVRYDGEDLDEAASLLGVSAAELVNRHLAADWKVAFSGFAPGFGYVVGSDPLFDVPRRSSPRTRVPAGSVALAGQFTGVYPRESPGGWQLIGRTDAVMWDIDRDPPALLSPGTTVRFEPEREQVVTSGAADDRAAARPVTDRPAAAGAPDPGSPKPAAVEIVRPSLQLLVQDAGRPGFAALGVSASGIADRRAMRDANRAVGNETGAAVLESVGGVVLRFRGPGVAAVAGAVGSLDLIDAEGVTRRIDHGAPFATVDGDELTLGHPTSGLRYVIAVRGGVDVESALDSRASDTLAGLGPAPLAAGDVVRVGDRAPHPVEPIATPRTLPAPGDVVDLEITLGPRDDWFTAAALATLTGQEWTATPRSDRVGIRLEGAVPLERSVGGELPSEGAVTGAIQVPPDGQPVLFLPDHPLTGGYPIVGALTDRSLDLAGQLPPGARVRFIVKETS, from the coding sequence ATGCGCATCCTCACCGCATCCGATCACGCGCTTCTCGTCGAAGCGGCCGACCTCGACGAGGCGATGCGTCTGAACCTCGCCTGGGACGCAGTGCACGGCGTGGTCGAGCGCATCCCCGGTGCCCGCACCGTGCTCGTGCGGTTCGATCCGCTGGCAGTGTCGGCCGCCGAGCTCGCCCATGCACTGGCCGCGACCGAGATCGACACGGCTCATCTGCCGACCACCGGTGAGGTCACGGTGCCGGTGAGATACGACGGGGAAGACCTCGACGAGGCCGCATCCCTGCTGGGCGTGTCTGCCGCTGAACTCGTGAACCGCCACCTCGCTGCCGACTGGAAGGTCGCCTTCTCGGGCTTCGCCCCCGGCTTCGGCTATGTGGTGGGCAGCGATCCGCTGTTCGACGTGCCCCGCCGCTCGTCGCCCCGCACCCGCGTGCCGGCCGGATCCGTGGCACTCGCCGGACAGTTCACCGGGGTGTACCCGCGCGAGAGTCCTGGCGGATGGCAGCTCATCGGTCGCACGGATGCTGTGATGTGGGACATCGACCGCGACCCTCCCGCATTGCTGTCGCCCGGCACGACCGTGCGGTTCGAACCCGAGCGCGAGCAGGTCGTGACGTCGGGCGCCGCAGATGACCGCGCCGCCGCACGGCCTGTCACCGATCGACCCGCCGCCGCAGGTGCGCCGGACCCGGGCTCTCCCAAGCCGGCCGCAGTCGAGATCGTGCGTCCGTCGCTGCAGCTGCTGGTGCAGGATGCCGGTCGCCCCGGTTTCGCGGCACTCGGTGTCTCGGCCTCGGGAATCGCCGATCGTCGTGCGATGCGAGACGCGAACCGTGCGGTGGGCAACGAGACCGGCGCCGCCGTGCTCGAGAGCGTCGGGGGTGTCGTCCTGCGCTTCCGCGGTCCGGGGGTCGCCGCCGTCGCGGGGGCCGTCGGCTCTCTCGACCTGATAGACGCCGAGGGCGTGACGCGTCGCATCGATCACGGAGCGCCTTTCGCCACGGTCGACGGTGACGAGCTCACGCTCGGGCATCCGACCAGCGGGCTGCGCTATGTCATCGCGGTCCGCGGCGGTGTGGACGTGGAGTCGGCCCTCGACAGTCGTGCGAGCGACACCCTCGCCGGCCTCGGACCTGCGCCGCTGGCCGCAGGCGACGTGGTCCGTGTGGGCGATCGCGCACCGCATCCTGTCGAGCCGATCGCCACCCCGCGCACGCTCCCCGCGCCCGGTGACGTCGTCGACCTCGAGATCACCCTCGGGCCCCGCGACGACTGGTTCACGGCGGCCGCCCTCGCGACCCTCACCGGCCAGGAATGGACTGCGACCCCGCGCTCGGATCGGGTCGGCATCAGGCTCGAGGGAGCCGTGCCCCTGGAACGGTCGGTCGGCGGGGAGCTGCCCAGCGAAGGGGCGGTGACCGGGGCGATCCAGGTGCCTCCGGACGGCCAGCCGGTGCTGTTCCTTCCCGACCACCCGCTCACCGGCGGGTATCCGATCGTCGGTGCACTCACCGACCGCAGCCTCGATCTCGCCGGGCAGCTGCCGCCGGGCGCGCGCGTCCGTTTCATCGTCAAGGAGACATCATGA